The Deltaproteobacteria bacterium genome segment CTTTAATCACTTCATAGGTCGGCTCAAAATCATTTTTGATATCGACACCCAGCTTTGACACCGGCAGATCTTTCACATGGCCCACCGACGCCTTCACCGAATAGTTTTTTCCCAAATATTTACCGATGGTCTTCGCTTTGGAAGGAGATTCAACAATCACGAGAGTTTTGGACATTTTTTTACCTTTTAATTTTCTGCTTTTACAAAAAACTTTCCGGGGAGTTCATTGACATAACCCCTCAGCATTAAATCGGTGAGTATCCCAATCGCCTCCGAAGAACCCAGTCCCGATTTTTCGACGAGTTGATCGACATGCAAGGCATCCTCCGACAAACAAGTATATAAGCGAGCTTCAGAACCCTTCAAGTCTTCAGCGATTCTGTTTTTCAATCCTTCAGGGCCTGCCTCTTTATTCTGGCTTTTTTCAGAAGGCAAAGTTTTTTTAGCCTGCCCAAACTGATAAAGAGACTGAAACTGCAAAAATTCTTCGAGCACTTCCGAAATACTCGTCACCAACTTTGCGCCTTCCTGGATTAAACGATGAACTCCGGCATTATTCTTTGAGAATATTGAACCAGGGACGGCAAACACCTCCCTGCCCTGCTCCAGCGCAAACTTTGCTGTAATCAGCGCCCCACTTTTTTCGGGCACTTCCACGAGGAGGACTCCTTTGGATAAGCCACTGATCAAACGATTACGCTCGGGGAAATTCCAGGCTTGAGGAAGGGTCTCTGTGGCATACTGAGTGACAAAGGCACCTCGCTCAATCATCGGCTGAAACAATTTCAGATTTTCCCTGGGATAAACCAGATCCAGGCCCGTTCCCAAAACCCCAACGGTCGGCAAATTGTGACGGAGCGCCGCTTCGTGGGCACAAGTATCAATCCCTCTTGCAAAGCCGCTTACAATCAGGAAGTTCTGACCTTGAAGTTCTGAAATAAAACTTTCAACTACTTTTCTCCCATAATCGCTACACTCCCGAGTGCCCACAAAAGCGAGAGGGAAATGAGTGCTGAAAGTGTCCAGCTTGCCTTGAGTAAAAAGAAGAGGCGCTGCATCAGGAATTTCTTTGAGTAGATCTGGATAGGCGGGATCCAAAAAACTGAGGATTTTGCCCCCTCTTTCCTTCATCCACAAAATTTCTTTTTCCGCCCGTCTTAAAATTTCTTCGGAGGCATAATCGCTCAATATTTTTTGTCGTTTACTTTCCTCTTTTAAGGGAACTTGCTCCAGTTGAGCATAAATCCAGGCTTCATCCTGAAGTAAATTCAAAGAAGCAGAAGGCAGATTCTTGTAAAGAACATGAAAGGCCTTTTTCCCTAATCCAACGGTAAAAAAGATTTTTAGTAAATTCAAAAGAGAAAGGTCATCAAGCATGGTGTAAAGCACTTCCTGCATCAACTCGTTCTTTCAGTTCTTTGCCCACCTTAAAATAAGGAAGTTTTTTTGGTTTTACTTCTATCGATTGGTTGGTGCGTGGGTTTCTACCCTTATAGGAGCCATAACTGCGAACCACAAAACTGCCAAAGCCCCTAATTTCGATACGATCCCCTCTCATCAGGGCCCCACACATTAAATCAAAAACCAAGTTCACAGTATCCTCCGCCTGCTTCTTGGGTAAATTGGCCTTCGACATGATTTGTTCTATAAGATCGGATTTATTCATAGTAATTCCCCCAATGCCCCCGGCATGAATCGAACATGCGACCAACGGTTTAGGAAACCGCTGCTCTATCCCCTGAGCTACGGAGGCGGAATTTTTATTTTCATAACTTTATATATACATTTTAAATGGTTAAGCTACTTATTTTTTTTAAACAACCCATATAACAAAAAAGTGTATTTTTTTGTCCCCAGACCCATCCATCGCACGGAATGAGCCGCGAAGCTTTGATGACTCCTTATCTAATCCCTATGCTTCTGCAACTATTTTTGTAGCTTCTATCTATTAGATGAAAAAGAACTTCTCTCGATTATCGCCCACGAATCCAACTGTCATTACTACACCATTGCCTGGAATCTTCCGGGGAAACCCCAAACGGCAAAATCAAAATTCTTCGATTCTCTCAATGAAGCCAAAAGCCTGGCCGAAGCATTAATCGCCACTAAACAATATCGAGTCGATGTAGGTATAGGTCAGATTAACAACGAAGCACATCTTCAGCCCAAAGGGTGGAGTCTGGAAGAGGTATTAAATCCACAAACGGCTTTGAACCGGGTGGCTCAAGTGCTTAAAGAAAGGGGCTGGGCGAATTATCATTCGAGTAATTCGGATTTAGCGAGGAGATGGCAAGAGTTAGCTTTAAAGGCGCTCTCTCAAATTAATTCTAATTCTGAAATTTCTTTTTTAAAGAAAAAAACAAATATTAAAAATATTTCAATTGCTAACTTAAATAAAAAACGCTCTCAATCTAAGCTGATTGTTTATAACAGCTTAGACCAGAGCGTTTCTCAAGATTTTAACAAAAAATTATTTATTTTGAATCCAGCAAAAGTAAATTCATTTGGCATTTATACTCAATTCTAATTAAGAATTTTTCATTGGACACAATCTATTGATAGGTCGCTGCAAAAGCGGCTCGTTCTATTCGGTAAACCTCATTCATTACATTGCCTGCCGCATCAAGTGGCATACAAAGATAATCACCTATTGTCACAATCATAGATTCTCCCCAGCTAGCAGTAAAACGGGCTACTCCATTTTTGCATCACGTTTATTTCTGTACCAAATTAATCCACTGGAATTTTAGTTTTTGGATTTATCTCAAGCCTAAATACAACAGGTATTTTCAAGTCACCCGTAGTTCTCTGTATGGTTACCTGCATAGGAGTTCCTTTAGAATCACTAAAAGGAATTTCACTAACATTATCGTCTCCTAAAAGCGCTACGATTCCCTCTGTAGCTTCAGCATCACCTATTAGCCCCGACAATCCGTTGCGGAGCACTGATTTAAGAAAAGTTACCATCGACTGTTTAATTCTACCAGTGATTTGCTCAAGTCTGATTCTTTGAGGTTCTGGTAGGGTATGTCTTCTATCTGTAAAATACCTATCCCATTCTTCTGGAGTTTGAGGCCCGTTTGCCATCATTATCCCAGCGCCTAAAGGCCCACCGGCATTAGCCACTGCTGCCCGAGTAGGAACTCGAATGGAAACTGTGTCCACAGCAAGAGCTTCCGCAAAGCGTCCACCTTGGGCTAAATCTTGCATCCATTGAGGAACTGGAATTTGAACTGCTTCTGCATTACGGACAGCATTGGCAACTTCTCCACCCCCTTTAATCATGGAGCGTCCGCCCATTACTAATAAGGCAGCTGTTAAGAGAGTTGTGGTCACTTCATCCGCTGCAGCTTGTGCCCCTTTATGAGACAAGGATCCGTTAGCCCAGCTCCAAAGATTGCGGCCTACTAAACCTACTCCATCGAGCATTCCTTTAACTGGAGTCGAAACAAAAGTTCCGATTCCATAGAGAGGTCCAAGTACTCCATGAGAGACAGTGGCACTAACCGTATCCAGAGCCCACTGATTGATTCCTAGTGGAATAGCTCCTAAAACACGAGCCGCACCTAAGCTTACGCCAACTAATGCTCGAGTAGCAGAAGAAGAGTGATTTTCATTTAAACGGGTATCAACAAGGCCAGCTGCTTGATCAATTGCTTCATTGTAAGCTTGAGTCACCGAATGATGATCGGCCCAGAAATCTTGAGTTTGACGAATAACATTTGTAATGGAAGAAAACATAAACTCTCCTTGAATTTTTAATTATCAAAACACTAGAAGAGTTATCGGTAAGAGAATAAAATTGTTGCTTAAAAAAATGAAAAAAAACTACCCCCAGTAATTAAATGCATCTAATGAAATAATTTTTATTTTCTTTAGATTAAAGCTAGTTACAGCTTAAAAATTCTTTGTATCCGGGGCTTATGCAGAATCCATAAGTTCATGGACAAAACAAGTAACAGGTATGGATTGGACTGTACAAAGATTGGGCTCTCTCATTACCACGACCAGAGATGAAGCGATGCGAGCAAGACAGCGAAATATTCCAGGTCGCTTATTTGAGTTCTTAGAAAATTTTTAATGGCATCTTTCGACAGAGAGGATAAAAAAGCCCAATCGCTCCATTAACAATCCCTTTGACATCGTCACCGACGACTTCAACCACGATGGCCACGCGGACCTCTTAATTTCTGTCACCGGCAGCAATAAAATTGTGACATTACTGGGCAACAAAGAACCCACGCTCTCAAGCCCCTCGATAGATTCCACAACAGGCGTCTTTCAAGTCACCTATACCGATGCCGATAACGAAGCACCGACAAGTATTACCGTAACCATTGATGGAACACCAGTGACCGAAGCAGACCCAACAGACACCACTTACACTGACGGCAAAATCTATCACGTCACCCACGCCCTAGCCGAAGGCAGCCACAGCTACAAATTCGCCGCTAGCGATGGCACTTACAATGCAGTCGGTAACCCAGCTTCAATCGTAACCACCGACCAAAGCGTAACGGTAGCTCCTGCAGCCACGGCTTCTAGCAGTGGAGGGTGTTCTCTTTCTTCTTCTCCCTCTCATGATGAAACACTGTATGCATTTGCTGCGTCAATTTTGATGTTGGGTGCGGTGAGAATTGTCAGGAGAAGAAGTGTTTCTTAATAGGGAAGTGGCCCCAATTCCCCTTCATATCGAATATAAACCCATTCTTTAAGCCTCTCCATTTTTTGTGGGGCATCTAGTTGAATGACTTGTTCGTCGAGCTGCCAGTTTTCATAAAAATCAGAAGCTATTTCTGTCGCGAAAGCGGAGACTAAATCTCTTTCAATGTCACAAATGGATTTATCAAAATAAGATTTTACAAAAATAATTCTCTTTTCAAAATCCCAGCCTAGAGTGATAGCTCTTAGGCTTGGAGTAGCAACACCTCGTAAAGCACTTTGTGCGCCTAATAATAGTCTAATTCTAAATTTATTTTCTTCTTCTGTGATTGTCATTTTCGAGGGCTCCTAGGTACGATGTGGACGTCATTTTTTGCATAATCAATCGAACCAATTGTAGTTTCAAAATATGTTTTAGCTTCTTTGTCATAAAATTTTCCAATTGTTTCACCAAAATCAATTCTTTCTTTATAACCCGCTTCAGGAAATATTTTTCCAGGCCCCATAGCTTTACCCGTTCCTGCAAATTTATCAACAAGACCCTGTGGATCAGGATGAGTAAGGATGCTTCTCGGTAGATCAAAATTATTATGCCCCAAAATATGCTTTCCCTGCTTGCCTTCGTGTACCGTAAATTTTTGAGGTTTAAGTTCACCTACACCCTCGGGATTTATTTTTGAAAGCAAAGTTTCTTTTTCAAATCCATTCGCTCCCTGGGCCAAAAGCTCTGCTGCCTCGGGGATAATCTTCTTTTCAGTTTGAGCCAGAATTTTTAACCCTGCTTCTTCAAGACCTGCAGCCTTACTCAGCAGAGAGGCCTCTTTCTCAACCGCCAGCACACCTTTCAATTCTCCCGGCCCATAAAATAGGGACGCAACATTAAAAGTAGTCTCTCCCCAAGCCTTGGCCCTTACATTGGGGTCACTGCTTTCAAAAGGCTTTGTGAATTCATTCCATTCGTGTTGAACTGCGTGACCCAGTCTCTCAGATCTTTTTAAAATTTCTTCTTTGGGCTGATCCCAAAGCCTTTGCAGATCTTTATAATCCTGCCTGGCTTCTTGATACGCGGCTTCTGCTTTTTCTTGGGGGTGAGAAATAAAATCGGCCGTTTTTTCTAAGGTATCCAAGCCTTGTATGGCAGGGAGCAGAGAGAGCTTGGCCAGGCCTTTGGCGGTGTCTACAACCCCTTGCCCTATCCCGGCATAAAAATAGAAGGCTTGCTTGGCACGGTCTTTAAAAGAGAGTTGAGTTTCCATGCTTAGTTACAAAGCAGGAACTGTGCCTGTTTGCTGGAAAAAAGAGTTGATGAAAAATGAGAGCTTATTGAATTTGTGAAAAAATGGAGCGTATGGAAATCGA includes the following:
- a CDS encoding integration host factor subunit beta, with the translated sequence MNKSDLIEQIMSKANLPKKQAEDTVNLVFDLMCGALMRGDRIEIRGFGSFVVRSYGSYKGRNPRTNQSIEVKPKKLPYFKVGKELKERVDAGSALHHA
- the dprA gene encoding DNA-protecting protein DprA, producing MLDDLSLLNLLKIFFTVGLGKKAFHVLYKNLPSASLNLLQDEAWIYAQLEQVPLKEESKRQKILSDYASEEILRRAEKEILWMKERGGKILSFLDPAYPDLLKEIPDAAPLLFTQGKLDTFSTHFPLAFVGTRECSDYGRKVVESFISELQGQNFLIVSGFARGIDTCAHEAALRHNLPTVGVLGTGLDLVYPRENLKLFQPMIERGAFVTQYATETLPQAWNFPERNRLISGLSKGVLLVEVPEKSGALITAKFALEQGREVFAVPGSIFSKNNAGVHRLIQEGAKLVTSISEVLEEFLQFQSLYQFGQAKKTLPSEKSQNKEAGPEGLKNRIAEDLKGSEARLYTCLSEDALHVDQLVEKSGLGSSEAIGILTDLMLRGYVNELPGKFFVKAEN